In the genome of Asterias amurensis chromosome 16, ASM3211899v1, one region contains:
- the LOC139948876 gene encoding allatostatin-A receptor-like, producing the protein MDAMPNSTTDDSSEMFARVTWDWFSIVKLTLAIFGILGNALVIVVYIKKLRHSNSNQLIAILAIADLLTSVATIPKPSLLVVPNNTAGKAYCKIIESDVIMWISIVASIFTLTLLSVERYFAVVRPLKHRSAFNKARLRYYVVGVWISAITLNVASFYVTHVSDDNVCVLIWPSPTFQGFYGVTLFIVEFMIPVAVMVVSHFHAIRELKKQADALLARNESQSSPAFSLLRSRRLVIRMVLIVVITFIVCWAPDQIGFLVLNLGGLSPSYFRSLTYRCFTVLAFINSCANPIIYICLNKNFRAGVIKLNPFSARGKVGVSSEEGTATIRLPDGPPTG; encoded by the coding sequence ATGGATGCAATGCCGAACTCAACAACCGATGACTCCAGTGAGATGTTCGCTAGGGTAACATGGGACTGGTTTTCGATCGTCAAACTTACCCTGGCCATCTTCGGTATCCTCGGCAATGCTCTCGTCATTGTAGTCTACATTAAGAAACTCCGTCACAGTAACTCCAACCAGCTGATCGCAATCTTAGCCATAGCGGATCTTCTAACGTCTGTAGCCACCATCCCAAAACCTTCTCTACTAGTGGTACCTAACAATACAGCGGGTAAAGCTTACTGTAAGATCATTGAATCTGATGTCATTATGTGGATATCAATAGTGGCTTCCATATTCACACTGACTCTCCTATCCGTTGAGAGATACTTTGCAGTGGTACGACCTCTCAAGCATCGGAGTGCATTTAACAAGGCTCGCTTGAGATATTATGTCGTAGGTGTTTGGATCTCGGCTATAACTCTTAACGTTGCAAGTTTTTACGTTACCCATGTGAGTGATGATAACGTGTGTGTACTCATATGGCCCAGTCCTACTTTCCAGGGTTTCTACGGTGTGACTCTATTTATCGTGGAGTTCATGATACCAGTAGCAGTGATGGTGGTATCTCACTTCCACGCCATTAGAGAGTTGAAGAAACAAGCTGACGCGCTCCTTGCCCGGAACGAATCGCAGTCCTCACCAGCTTTCTCGTTGCTCCGGTCCCGTCGCCTTGTGATCCGGATGGTCCTGATTGTCGTCATTACATTTATCGTGTGCTGGGCTCCGGATCAAATCGGATTCCTAGTTCTCAATCTGGGCGGATTGTCGCCAAGTTACTTCCGAAGTTTGACCTACCGTTGTTTTACCGTCTTGGCCTTCATAAACTCTTGCGCGAATCCGATCATCTATATCTGTCTTAACAAAAACTTCCGGGCCGGAGTGATCAAGCTTAACCCCTTTAGTGCCCGGGGGAAAGTCGGAGTATCGTCTGAAGAGGGGACCGCAACGATTCGACTACCTGATGGTCCTCCTACAGGTTAA